Proteins encoded together in one Pseudomonas sp. TCU-HL1 window:
- the glyA gene encoding serine hydroxymethyltransferase produces the protein MFSKQDQIQGYDDELFSAMQEEEHRQEDHIELIASENYTSKRVMEAQGSGLTNKYAEGYPGKRYYGGCEFVDKVEQLAIDRAKQLFGADYANVQPHSGSQANSAVYLALLNAGDTILGMSLAHGGHLTHGAKVSSSGKLYNAVQYGLNTATGLIDYDEVERLAVEHKPKMIVAGFSAYSKTLDFPRFRAIADKVGALLFVDMAHVAGLVAAGLYPNPLPYADVVTTTTHKTLRGPRGGLILAKSNEEIEKKLNSAVFPGAQGGPLMHVIAAKAVCFKEALEPGFKEYQAQVIQNAQAMAKVFIERGYDVVSGGTDNHLFLVSLIKQGKTGKEADAALGRAGITVNKNAVPNDPQSPFVTSGIRIGTPAITSRGFKEEQSTELAGWICDILDHLGDADVEAQVAKQVAGLCVDFPVYR, from the coding sequence ATGTTCAGCAAGCAAGACCAGATCCAGGGTTACGACGACGAACTGTTCAGCGCGATGCAGGAAGAAGAGCACCGTCAGGAAGACCACATCGAGCTGATCGCCTCGGAAAACTACACCAGCAAGCGCGTGATGGAAGCCCAGGGCAGCGGCCTGACCAACAAGTACGCCGAAGGCTATCCAGGCAAGCGCTACTACGGTGGCTGCGAGTTCGTCGACAAGGTCGAACAGCTGGCCATCGACCGCGCCAAGCAACTGTTCGGTGCCGACTACGCCAACGTCCAGCCGCACTCCGGCTCCCAGGCCAACAGCGCCGTCTACCTGGCCCTGCTGAACGCCGGTGACACCATTCTCGGCATGAGCCTGGCCCATGGCGGCCACCTGACCCACGGCGCCAAGGTGTCGTCCTCCGGCAAGCTGTACAACGCCGTGCAGTACGGCCTGAACACCGCCACCGGCCTGATCGATTACGACGAAGTCGAGCGCCTGGCCGTGGAGCACAAGCCGAAGATGATCGTCGCCGGCTTCTCCGCCTACTCCAAGACCCTCGATTTCCCGCGCTTCCGCGCCATCGCCGACAAGGTGGGTGCGCTGCTGTTCGTCGACATGGCCCACGTTGCTGGCCTGGTTGCCGCCGGCCTGTACCCCAACCCGCTGCCCTACGCCGACGTGGTCACCACCACCACCCACAAGACCCTGCGCGGTCCGCGTGGCGGCCTGATCCTGGCCAAGTCCAATGAAGAGATCGAGAAGAAGCTGAACTCTGCCGTCTTCCCCGGCGCCCAGGGTGGTCCGCTGATGCACGTGATCGCCGCCAAGGCGGTGTGCTTCAAGGAGGCGCTGGAGCCTGGCTTCAAGGAGTACCAGGCCCAGGTGATCCAGAACGCCCAGGCGATGGCCAAGGTGTTCATCGAGCGCGGCTATGACGTGGTCTCCGGCGGCACCGACAACCACCTGTTCCTGGTCAGCCTGATCAAGCAGGGCAAGACCGGCAAGGAAGCGGACGCCGCCCTCGGCCGCGCCGGCATCACCGTGAACAAGAACGCCGTACCCAACGACCCGCAGTCGCCCTTCGTGACCTCGGGCATCCGCATCGGCACCCCGGCCATCACCAGCCGTGGCTTCAAGGAAGAGCAGTCCACCGAGCTGGCTGGCTGGATCTGCGACATCCTCGACCACCTCGGCGATGCCGACGTCGAAGCCCAGGTGGCCAAACAGGTCGCCGGCCTCTGCGTCGACTTCCCCGTCTACCGCTGA
- a CDS encoding sarcosine oxidase subunit alpha — protein MSQVNRLPKGGRVDRSQPLTFTFNGENFQGFAGDTLAAALLANGVDIVGRSFKYSRPRGIVAAGAEEPNAVLQLGSTESAQVPNVRATQQALYAGLVASSTNGWPSVNNDVMGILGKVGGKMMPPGFYYKTFMYPQNLWLTYEKYIRKAAGLGRSPLEVDPDIYDHMNQYCDVLVVGAGPAGLAAALAAARSGARVILADEQEEFGGSLLDTRETLDGKPASEWVAKAIAELEKLPEVTLLPRATVNGYHDHNFLTIHQRLTDHLGEVAPRGQARHRVHRVRAKRVVLAAGAHERPLVYSNNDVPGNMLAGAVSTYVNRYGVAPGRQLVLSTNNDYAYRVVLDWLDAGQQVVAVADARSNPRGAWVEEARARGVRILTGSAVVEARGSKRVSGARICAIDLKNHKVTSPGEVVDCDLIVSSGGYSPVVHLASHLGGKPIWREDILAFVPGEGFQKRHCAGAVNGVFGLGDALADGFEAGAKAATEAGFKAVEGSLPKTEKRKEEATVALFQVPHDKSTSRAPKQFVDLQNDVTSAGIELATREGFESVEHVKRYTALGFGTDQGKLGNINGLAIAARSLGISITEMGTTMFRPNYTPVTFGAVAGRHCGHLFEPKRYTAMHRWHLEQGAEFEDVGQWKRPWYFPKRGEDMHAAVARECKAVRDSVGILDASTLGKIDIQGPDAREFLNRVYTNAWTKLDVGKARYGLMCKEDGMVFDDGVTACVGENHFIMTTTTGGAARVMEWLEIYHQTEWPELKVYFTSVTDHWATMTLSGPNSRKLLAEVTDIDLDKDAFPFMTWKEGQVGGVPARVFRISFTGELSYEVNVQADYALGVWEKIVEAGKKYNLTPYGTETMHVLRAEKGFIIVGQDTDGSVTPDDLNMGWCVGRSKAFSWIGWRGMNREDCVREDRKQLVGLKPIDPNKVLPEGAQLVFDPKQSIPMKMVGHVTSSYMSSTMGYSFAMAVVKGGLKRMGERVFAPLADGSVIEAEICSSVFYDPKGDRQNV, from the coding sequence ATGAGCCAGGTCAACCGTCTTCCCAAGGGCGGCCGCGTCGATCGCAGCCAGCCGCTGACCTTCACCTTCAACGGCGAGAACTTCCAGGGGTTCGCCGGTGATACCCTGGCCGCCGCCTTGCTGGCCAACGGCGTCGACATCGTTGGCCGCAGCTTCAAGTACTCCCGTCCGCGCGGCATCGTCGCCGCCGGTGCCGAAGAGCCCAACGCCGTGCTGCAACTCGGTTCCACCGAGAGCGCCCAGGTGCCCAACGTGCGCGCCACCCAGCAGGCGCTGTACGCGGGCCTGGTGGCCAGCAGCACCAACGGCTGGCCGAGCGTGAACAACGACGTGATGGGCATTCTCGGCAAGGTCGGCGGCAAGATGATGCCGCCCGGGTTCTACTACAAGACCTTCATGTACCCGCAGAACCTGTGGCTGACCTACGAGAAGTACATCCGCAAGGCGGCTGGCCTCGGTCGTTCGCCGCTGGAAGTCGACCCGGACATCTACGACCACATGAACCAGTACTGTGACGTGCTGGTGGTCGGTGCCGGCCCGGCGGGCCTGGCCGCTGCCCTGGCCGCCGCTCGCAGCGGTGCCCGTGTGATCCTGGCTGACGAACAGGAAGAGTTCGGCGGCAGCCTGCTGGATACCCGCGAAACCCTGGACGGCAAGCCCGCTTCCGAGTGGGTGGCCAAGGCTATCGCCGAGCTGGAGAAACTGCCGGAAGTGACCCTGCTGCCGCGCGCCACGGTGAACGGCTACCACGACCACAACTTCCTCACCATCCACCAGCGCCTGACCGATCACCTCGGCGAAGTCGCCCCCCGTGGCCAGGCTCGTCACCGCGTCCATCGCGTCCGCGCCAAGCGCGTGGTGCTGGCCGCCGGCGCCCACGAGCGTCCGCTGGTGTATTCCAACAACGACGTGCCGGGCAACATGCTCGCCGGCGCCGTATCCACCTACGTGAACCGCTACGGCGTGGCCCCGGGCCGCCAGCTGGTGCTGTCCACCAACAACGACTACGCCTACCGCGTGGTGCTGGATTGGCTCGACGCCGGCCAGCAGGTGGTGGCCGTGGCCGATGCCCGCAGCAACCCGCGCGGCGCCTGGGTGGAAGAAGCCCGCGCCCGTGGCGTGCGCATCCTCACCGGCAGTGCCGTGGTCGAGGCCCGTGGCAGCAAGCGCGTCAGCGGTGCCCGCATCTGCGCCATCGACCTGAAGAACCACAAGGTCACCAGCCCCGGCGAAGTGGTGGACTGCGACCTGATCGTCAGCTCCGGCGGCTACAGCCCGGTGGTACACCTGGCGTCCCACCTGGGCGGCAAGCCGATCTGGCGTGAAGACATCCTCGCCTTCGTTCCCGGCGAAGGTTTCCAGAAGCGTCACTGCGCCGGCGCCGTGAATGGCGTGTTTGGCCTGGGCGATGCCCTGGCCGACGGTTTCGAAGCGGGCGCCAAGGCCGCCACCGAAGCGGGCTTCAAGGCGGTCGAAGGCAGCCTGCCGAAGACCGAGAAGCGCAAGGAAGAGGCCACCGTGGCGCTGTTCCAGGTGCCCCACGACAAATCCACCTCCCGTGCGCCGAAGCAGTTCGTCGACCTGCAGAACGACGTCACCTCTGCCGGTATCGAGCTGGCGACCCGCGAGGGCTTCGAGTCGGTCGAGCACGTCAAGCGCTACACCGCGCTGGGCTTCGGTACCGACCAGGGCAAGCTGGGCAACATCAACGGCCTGGCCATCGCCGCCCGCTCGCTGGGCATTAGCATCACCGAGATGGGCACCACTATGTTCCGCCCGAACTACACCCCGGTGACCTTCGGCGCCGTGGCGGGCCGTCACTGTGGCCACCTGTTCGAGCCCAAGCGTTACACCGCCATGCACCGCTGGCACCTGGAGCAGGGCGCGGAGTTCGAAGACGTCGGCCAGTGGAAGCGCCCCTGGTACTTCCCCAAGCGTGGCGAAGACATGCACGCCGCCGTGGCCCGCGAATGCAAGGCCGTGCGTGACAGCGTGGGCATCCTCGATGCCTCCACCCTGGGCAAGATCGACATCCAGGGCCCGGATGCGCGCGAGTTCCTCAACCGCGTGTACACCAACGCCTGGACCAAGCTGGACGTGGGCAAGGCCCGCTACGGCCTGATGTGCAAGGAAGACGGCATGGTCTTCGACGACGGCGTGACCGCCTGCGTCGGCGAGAACCACTTCATCATGACCACCACCACCGGCGGCGCCGCCCGCGTAATGGAATGGCTGGAGATCTACCACCAGACCGAATGGCCGGAGCTGAAGGTGTACTTCACCTCGGTCACCGACCACTGGGCCACCATGACCCTGTCCGGCCCCAACAGCCGCAAGCTGTTGGCCGAAGTCACCGACATCGACCTGGACAAGGATGCCTTCCCCTTCATGACCTGGAAGGAAGGCCAGGTGGGTGGCGTACCGGCACGGGTGTTCCGCATCTCCTTCACCGGTGAGCTGTCCTACGAAGTCAACGTGCAGGCCGACTACGCCCTGGGCGTGTGGGAAAAAATCGTCGAGGCCGGCAAGAAGTACAACCTGACCCCCTACGGCACTGAAACCATGCACGTACTGCGGGCCGAGAAGGGCTTCATCATCGTCGGTCAGGACACCGACGGCTCGGTGACCCCGGACGACCTGAACATGGGCTGGTGCGTTGGCCGCAGCAAGGCCTTCTCCTGGATCGGCTGGCGCGGCATGAACCGTGAGGACTGCGTGCGCGAAGACCGCAAACAGCTGGTGGGCCTCAAGCCCATCGACCCGAACAAGGTGCTGCCGGAAGGTGCCCAGCTGGTGTTCGATCCGAAGCAGTCCATCCCGATGAAGATGGTCGGCCACGTCACCTCCAGCTACATGAGCTCGACCATGGGCTATTCCTTCGCCATGGCCGTGGTCAAGGGCGGCCTGAAACGCATGGGCGAGCGCGTGTTCGCGCCGCTGGCCGATGGCAGTGTGATCGAAGCCGAAATCTGCAGCTCCGTGTTCTATGACCCGAAAGGGGACCGCCAGAATGTCTAA
- a CDS encoding sarcosine oxidase subunit delta, whose protein sequence is MLHIFCPYCGELRSEEEFHAKGQAHIPRPLDPNACTDEEWGDYIFFRDNPRGIHHELWVHAAGCRKYFNATRHTVSYEILETYKIGEKPTVTEANVGEKKAATAGVTA, encoded by the coding sequence ATGCTGCACATCTTCTGTCCTTACTGTGGCGAGCTGCGCTCCGAAGAGGAATTCCATGCCAAGGGCCAGGCGCACATCCCGCGTCCCCTGGACCCCAACGCCTGCACCGACGAGGAGTGGGGCGACTACATCTTCTTCCGCGACAACCCGCGCGGCATCCACCACGAGCTGTGGGTGCACGCCGCCGGCTGCCGCAAGTATTTCAACGCCACGCGCCACACCGTGAGCTACGAGATCCTCGAAACCTACAAGATCGGTGAGAAGCCCACTGTCACCGAGGCCAACGTCGGCGAGAAGAAAGCCGCGACCGCAGGAGTAACGGCATGA
- a CDS encoding sarcosine oxidase subunit gamma: protein MSNVNVYKQRPDSAHAESPLYHAGLDEAARKGKSSAGVTLREKKLLGHLVIRGDAKDPAFAGGVHSALGLELPVALTLVASGDTSLQWLGPDEWLLIVPSGQEFEVEQRLRKALEGQHISVVNVSGGQTILELSGPKAREVLMKSTPYDVHPSNFPVGKAVGSNFAKASLVIRHTGEDTWELLIRRSFSDYFWLWLQDASAEFGLAVKA, encoded by the coding sequence ATGTCTAACGTGAACGTCTACAAACAGCGCCCCGACTCCGCCCACGCCGAATCGCCGCTGTACCACGCCGGCCTCGACGAGGCGGCACGCAAAGGCAAGAGCAGCGCAGGGGTGACCCTGCGCGAGAAGAAACTCCTCGGCCATCTGGTGATCCGTGGCGACGCCAAGGACCCGGCCTTCGCCGGCGGCGTGCACAGCGCCCTGGGCCTTGAGCTGCCGGTGGCACTGACCCTGGTGGCCAGCGGCGACACCTCGCTGCAGTGGCTGGGGCCGGACGAGTGGCTGCTGATCGTGCCGAGCGGCCAGGAGTTCGAGGTCGAACAGCGCCTGCGCAAGGCGCTGGAGGGCCAGCACATTTCCGTGGTCAACGTCAGCGGCGGCCAGACCATCCTCGAGCTCTCCGGGCCCAAGGCCCGCGAGGTGCTGATGAAGTCGACGCCTTATGACGTGCACCCGAGCAACTTCCCGGTGGGCAAGGCCGTGGGCAGCAACTTCGCTAAGGCCTCGCTGGTGATCCGCCACACCGGCGAAGACACCTGGGAACTGCTGATCCGCCGCAGCTTCTCCGACTACTTCTGGCTCTGGCTGCAGGATGCCAGCGCCGAGTTCGGACTGGCGGTGAAGGCCTGA
- a CDS encoding sarcosine oxidase subunit beta: MQRYSGFGLFKHSLSHHENWQRMWRNPTPKPVYDVIIVGGGGHGLATAYYLAKEFGVKNVAVVEKGWLGGGNTARNTTIVRSNYLWDEAAQLYEHAMKLWEGLSQDLNYNVMFSQRGVYNLCHTLQDMRDSARRVNANRLNGVDGELLDARQVAEEIPFLDCSKNTRYPIMGSTVQRRGGVARHDAVAWGYARAADALGVDLLQNTEVLGFRKQDGAVIGVETNRGFIGAKRVGVVTAGNSGHMAKQAGFRLPLESHPLQALVSEPIKPIIHSVIMSNAVHGYISQSDKGDLVIGAGIDGYNGYGQRGSYGTIEHTLQAIVEMFPILSRVRMNRQWGGIVDTTPDACPIISKTPVKNLFFNCGWGTGGFKATPGSGHVFAASLARGEMHPLAKPFSIDRFHSGALIDEHGAAAVAH, from the coding sequence ATGCAACGTTATTCCGGCTTCGGTCTGTTCAAGCACTCCCTGAGCCACCACGAGAACTGGCAACGCATGTGGCGCAACCCGACGCCGAAGCCGGTTTATGACGTGATCATCGTCGGCGGTGGCGGCCACGGTCTGGCCACTGCCTACTACCTGGCCAAGGAATTCGGCGTGAAGAACGTCGCGGTGGTGGAGAAGGGCTGGCTGGGTGGTGGCAACACCGCGCGCAACACCACCATCGTCCGCTCCAACTACCTGTGGGACGAGGCGGCGCAGCTGTACGAGCACGCGATGAAACTGTGGGAAGGCCTGTCCCAGGACCTGAACTACAACGTGATGTTCTCCCAGCGTGGCGTCTACAACCTCTGCCACACCCTGCAGGACATGCGTGACTCGGCGCGCCGGGTGAACGCCAACCGCCTGAACGGCGTCGACGGCGAACTGCTGGACGCCCGCCAGGTAGCCGAGGAGATTCCCTTCCTCGACTGCAGCAAGAACACCCGTTATCCGATCATGGGTTCCACCGTTCAGCGTCGCGGCGGCGTGGCCCGTCACGATGCCGTGGCCTGGGGCTACGCCCGTGCTGCCGACGCCCTGGGCGTCGACCTGCTGCAGAACACCGAGGTGCTCGGTTTCCGCAAGCAGGATGGCGCGGTGATCGGTGTCGAAACCAATCGCGGCTTCATCGGCGCCAAGCGCGTCGGCGTGGTCACCGCCGGTAACTCCGGCCACATGGCCAAGCAGGCCGGCTTCCGCCTGCCGCTGGAATCCCACCCGCTGCAGGCCCTGGTGTCCGAGCCGATCAAGCCGATCATCCACAGCGTGATCATGTCCAACGCCGTGCATGGCTACATCAGCCAGTCGGACAAGGGCGACCTGGTCATCGGTGCCGGTATCGACGGCTACAACGGCTACGGCCAGCGCGGCTCCTACGGGACCATCGAACACACCCTGCAGGCCATCGTGGAGATGTTCCCGATTCTTTCCCGCGTGCGCATGAACCGGCAGTGGGGCGGCATCGTGGATACCACGCCTGACGCTTGCCCGATCATCTCCAAGACCCCGGTGAAGAACCTGTTCTTCAACTGCGGTTGGGGCACCGGCGGCTTCAAGGCCACCCCGGGTTCGGGCCACGTCTTCGCGGCGAGCCTGGCGCGTGGCGAGATGCACCCGCTGGCCAAGCCCTTCTCCATCGACCGTTTCCACTCTGGCGCACTGATCGACGAGCACGGCGCTGCTGCCGTGGCTCACTAA
- the purU gene encoding formyltetrahydrofolate deformylase, translating to MSRTPDTWILTAQCPSVLGTVDAVTRFLFEQRCYVTEHHSFDDRLSSRFFIRVEFRQPDDFDEQAFRAGLAERLAPFDMQLELTPPGYRAKVVLMVSKADHCLNDLLYRQRIGQLAMDVVAVVSNHPDLEPLARWHGIPYHHFPLDPNDKPAQERRVLQVIEESGAELVVLARYMQVLSPELCKKLDGWAINIHHSLLPGFKGAKPYHQAYQKGVKLVGATAHYINNDLDEGPIIAQGVEAVDHAHYPEDLIAKGRDIECLTLAKAVGYHIERRVFLNANRTVVLNA from the coding sequence ATGAGCCGCACCCCCGATACCTGGATTCTCACCGCCCAATGCCCGAGCGTGCTCGGTACCGTGGATGCGGTGACGCGCTTTCTCTTCGAGCAGCGCTGCTACGTCACCGAGCACCACTCCTTTGATGACCGGCTGTCTTCGCGCTTCTTCATCCGCGTCGAGTTCCGCCAGCCGGACGACTTCGACGAGCAGGCCTTCCGTGCCGGCCTGGCCGAGCGCCTTGCCCCCTTCGACATGCAGCTGGAACTGACGCCGCCGGGCTATCGCGCCAAGGTGGTGCTGATGGTCTCCAAGGCCGACCACTGCCTGAACGACCTGCTCTATCGCCAGCGCATCGGCCAACTGGCCATGGACGTGGTGGCGGTGGTGTCCAACCACCCGGACCTGGAACCGCTCGCCCGTTGGCACGGCATTCCCTACCACCACTTCCCCCTCGATCCTAACGACAAGCCGGCGCAGGAGCGTCGTGTGCTGCAGGTGATCGAGGAATCCGGCGCCGAGCTGGTGGTGCTCGCCCGCTACATGCAGGTGCTGTCGCCCGAGCTGTGCAAGAAGCTGGATGGCTGGGCGATCAACATCCATCACTCGCTGTTGCCCGGCTTCAAGGGCGCCAAGCCCTACCACCAGGCCTACCAGAAGGGGGTCAAGCTGGTGGGGGCCACGGCGCATTACATCAATAACGACCTGGACGAAGGCCCGATCATCGCCCAGGGCGTCGAAGCGGTGGATCACGCGCACTACCCCGAAGACCTGATCGCCAAGGGCCGCGACATCGAGTGCCTGACCCTGGCCAAAGCCGTGGGCTACCACATCGAACGCCGGGTGTTCCTCAACGCCAACCGCACGGTGGTGCTTAACGCTTGA
- the gabP gene encoding GABA permease: MSTPVSTGGPALAAELKQRHVTMLSIAGAIGAGLFVGSGHAIASAGPAAILAYLISGTLVVLVMRMLGEMAVAAPDTGSFSTYAERAIGRWAGFSIGWLYWWFWVLVIPLEAVAAAAILNAWFPAVATWQFALAVTALLTATNLFSVARYGEFEFWFALLKVIAVIGFIILGFFALSGGLPDREVSGVMRLTQEHGGFMPNGFSTVLGALLTTVFSFMGTEIVTIAAAESKNPAKQITRATNSVVWRMGIFYIVSIFLIISIVPWNDPLLTEAGSYQRALEIMNIPNAKLIVDIVVLVAVASCLNSAIYTASRMVFSLSKRGDAPRLLQKTSPKAVPYAAVLASTAVGFLTTIINYFAPEKVFAFLLASSGAVALLVYLVIAISQLRMRRQLVASGKPLEFSMWLYPWLTWLVILFILSVLGIMLAMPDHRAELLATGMLTVVIVCLGLLDSRKGRARQVAPGLAQADLQ, from the coding sequence ATGTCCACGCCTGTTTCCACCGGTGGCCCGGCCCTGGCCGCCGAACTCAAGCAGCGCCACGTCACTATGCTGTCCATCGCTGGCGCCATCGGCGCCGGCCTGTTCGTCGGCTCCGGCCACGCCATCGCTTCCGCCGGTCCGGCGGCGATCCTGGCCTATCTGATCTCCGGCACGCTGGTGGTGCTGGTCATGCGCATGCTCGGCGAGATGGCTGTGGCCGCGCCCGATACCGGCTCCTTCTCCACCTACGCGGAACGGGCTATCGGCCGCTGGGCGGGCTTTTCCATCGGCTGGCTGTACTGGTGGTTCTGGGTGCTGGTGATCCCGCTGGAGGCGGTCGCCGCCGCAGCCATCCTCAACGCCTGGTTCCCGGCGGTGGCGACCTGGCAGTTCGCCCTGGCGGTTACTGCCCTGCTCACCGCGACCAACCTGTTCAGCGTGGCACGCTACGGCGAGTTCGAGTTCTGGTTCGCCCTGCTCAAGGTCATCGCGGTGATCGGTTTCATCATCCTCGGCTTCTTCGCCCTCAGCGGCGGGCTGCCTGACCGTGAGGTCAGCGGCGTGATGAGGCTCACCCAGGAGCATGGAGGCTTCATGCCCAACGGTTTCAGCACGGTGCTCGGGGCGCTGCTGACCACGGTGTTCAGCTTCATGGGTACGGAAATCGTCACCATCGCCGCCGCGGAGTCGAAGAACCCGGCGAAGCAGATCACCCGGGCGACCAACTCAGTGGTCTGGCGGATGGGCATCTTCTACATCGTGTCGATCTTCCTGATCATCTCCATCGTGCCGTGGAACGACCCGCTGCTCACCGAGGCCGGCTCGTACCAGCGCGCCCTGGAGATCATGAACATCCCCAACGCCAAGCTGATCGTCGACATCGTGGTGCTGGTCGCCGTGGCCAGCTGTCTGAACTCGGCCATCTATACCGCCTCGCGCATGGTCTTCTCCCTCAGCAAGCGCGGCGACGCCCCGCGCTTGCTGCAGAAGACCTCGCCGAAGGCGGTGCCCTACGCCGCCGTGCTGGCCAGCACCGCAGTGGGCTTCCTCACCACGATCATCAACTACTTCGCGCCGGAGAAGGTCTTCGCCTTCCTTCTCGCCAGCTCCGGCGCCGTGGCCCTGCTGGTGTATCTGGTGATCGCCATCTCGCAGTTGCGGATGCGCCGCCAACTGGTCGCCTCGGGCAAGCCGCTGGAATTCAGCATGTGGCTGTATCCCTGGCTGACCTGGCTGGTGATCCTGTTCATCCTGTCGGTGCTCGGCATCATGCTGGCGATGCCGGACCATCGTGCGGAGCTGCTGGCCACCGGCATGCTAACGGTCGTAATCGTCTGCCTGGGGCTGCTCGACAGCCGCAAGGGGCGGGCGCGGCAGGTGGCACCTGGACTCGCGCAGGCCGATTTGCAGTGA
- a CDS encoding GlxA family transcriptional regulator, whose product MAVANLAAPPVDKPSGQVRPAGVKTFGFLLIPNFTTIGFASAIETLRMANLAAKRTLFRTLLIAADHEPVQASNGMRVVPDHSLDDAPKLDALFVVGSNPMPTRYDRRMLHWVRKLAQHDVALGGICTGSHLLASAELLKGYRCTVHWEDIEQVKDKFPGIIISNQLFELDRDRYTCSGGTASMDMTLQLIAREPGGVEIATRAAELLLCDRMRGAREQQRVPLRQKLGHAQPKLSQIVAIMEANLEEPLELEELAQLNEVSVRQLERLFHKYLDRTPSQYYLELRLNRARDLLLRSESQVRDIALACGFASPAHFSKCYSRFFGHSPRGERKQSPLIQ is encoded by the coding sequence ATGGCTGTTGCGAACCTTGCGGCGCCGCCCGTCGACAAACCATCAGGCCAGGTCCGGCCGGCCGGAGTGAAGACCTTCGGTTTCCTGCTGATCCCCAACTTCACCACCATCGGCTTCGCCTCGGCGATCGAGACCCTGCGCATGGCCAACCTGGCCGCCAAGCGCACCCTGTTCCGTACCCTGCTGATCGCCGCCGACCACGAACCGGTACAAGCCAGCAACGGCATGCGCGTGGTCCCCGACCACAGCCTAGACGACGCACCCAAACTGGACGCCCTGTTCGTCGTCGGTTCCAACCCCATGCCGACCCGCTACGACCGCCGCATGCTGCACTGGGTACGCAAGCTGGCCCAGCACGACGTGGCGCTGGGCGGCATCTGCACCGGCAGCCACCTGCTGGCCAGCGCCGAGTTGCTCAAGGGCTACCGCTGCACCGTGCACTGGGAAGACATCGAGCAGGTGAAGGACAAGTTCCCTGGCATCATCATTTCCAACCAGCTGTTCGAGCTGGACCGCGACCGCTACACCTGCTCCGGCGGCACGGCGTCCATGGACATGACCCTGCAGTTGATCGCCCGCGAGCCGGGCGGCGTGGAAATCGCCACCCGCGCCGCCGAACTGCTGCTCTGCGACCGCATGCGTGGCGCCCGCGAACAACAGCGCGTTCCGCTGCGACAGAAGCTCGGCCACGCCCAACCGAAGCTGAGCCAGATCGTCGCGATCATGGAAGCCAACCTGGAAGAACCGCTGGAACTGGAAGAGCTGGCCCAGCTCAACGAAGTGTCGGTGCGCCAACTGGAACGCCTGTTCCACAAGTACCTGGACCGAACCCCCAGCCAGTACTATCTGGAGCTGCGCCTGAACCGCGCCCGCGACCTGCTGCTGCGCAGCGAATCCCAGGTACGCGACATCGCCCTGGCCTGCGGCTTCGCCTCCCCGGCGCACTTCTCCAAGTGCTACAGCCGCTTCTTCGGCCACTCACCGCGCGGGGAGCGCAAGCAGAGTCCACTGATCCAGTAG